In Marasmius oreades isolate 03SP1 chromosome 1, whole genome shotgun sequence, one DNA window encodes the following:
- a CDS encoding uncharacterized protein (MEROPS:MER0093592), with translation MAEPPVRLASKEREERLQGIKELSIIMSKEQTELEPNRLMENDYESDEEQAFFNNDHSRWLDKDYLMRMDEIVGMAEILNELCSSQNFGTLVFTDYILSVGEKLLANSTLSIQEMEGPVKQCWHIKVGFSEPLTQVYLLHHLKAQSHYVLVEIIYQEGGKIHWNIYDSLHTIQNLEETLSEKDRKKLLAVCGKFNSNFEDAKKQSSKVVHTGIQKDGTSCGFWIILLAIILIKRKKYDKRLANSLQKVTNVRELLYPIWSAWINAEPSKQEGIPKSYFEAIFKIITPSSHNNIFQDIGKSHAVLKPNWSGSGSGGAQDVRNNNILSIRTQQDPNEVIKSTEDGPEIQSLPEPLSLNFTPNDARAYLKEIPEIVAKMKIQKLQCTIDKVVLGEADLHRLQEGTWLNDEVINCFLKLYPFSARTQFIDSLHWEGLHEKCSQATVNEALLKEVKKYKFRIIDTEKILVAIHQKDHAHWIAGVVALHSHTITIYDSLCSETANYDWQFSIYASIFQTFRTWIAMIHKAQKLSINWDEWNMIHCPEGQASQSNTYDCGVFAIGNIILADRGGQNHLLNQSYIIVLRAQILKILLTSQKKAASIRKSSRNKIIEPAKQVTPVRKEKHKGGYYAYLPVNPLENPLNNNVMELLTSTEMSSLRKEEDIEGSRHEVGKDNEADSPLSSILDK, from the exons ATGGCAGAACCTCCTGTCAGACTTGCTAGCAAGGAACGTGAAGAGAGA CTTCAAGGCATTAAAGAGCTGAGTATTATAATGTCAAAAGAACAG ACTGAACTAGAGCCCAATAGATTGATGGAGAATGACTATGAAAGCGATGAGGAACAAGCATTCTTTAACAATGATCATAGTAGATGGCTAGACAAAGACTATCTCATGAGAATGGATGAGATTGTGGGGATGGCAGAGATTCTAAATGAGCTCTGTAGCTCTCAAAATTTTGGAACTCTAGTTTTTACAGACTATATTTTGTCTGTTGGAGAGAAATTGTTGGCAAACAGTACT CTTTCAATCCAAGAGATGGAAGGACCAGTTAAACAATGCTGGCATATAAAAGTGGGGTTTTCAGAACCTTTAACTCAAGTTTATCTTCTCCATCATTTGAAAGCGCAAAGCCACTATGTGCTAGTAGAAATAATCTATCAAGAAGGGGGGAAAATCCATTGGAACATCTATGATAGTCTACACACAATCCAAAACCTAGAAGAAACTCTATCAGAGAAGGACCGTAAAAAGCTTTTAGCAGTTTGCGGAAAATTCAATAGCAATTTTGAAGATGCAAAG AAGCAATCTTCTAAAGTCGTACACACTGGGATCCAAAAAGATGGTACATCCTGTGGTTTTTGGATCATTCTACTTGCAATCATCCTTATCAAACGGAAAAAATACGATAAGCGGTTAGCAAACAGCTTGCAAAAAGTTACCAATGTTCGGGAACTTCTATATCCAATATGGAGTGCCTGGATAAATGCAGAACCATCAAAGCAAGAGGGTATTCCAAAGTCTTATTTCGAGGCTATTTTCAAAATTATAACTCCTTCAAGCCATAATAATATATTCCAAGATATTGGAAAATCACAT GCTGTTTTAAAACCAAACTGGTCTGGTTCTGGTAGTGGAGGAGCACAAGATGTTAGGAACAATAATATCTTATCAATAAGGACACAACAAGATCCTAATGAGGTTATCAAGTCTACAGAAGATGGTCCAGAGATTCAATCCTTGCCAGAGCCATTAAGCTTGAATTTCACTCCTAATGATGCTAGAGCATATCTGAAAGAA ATACCGGAAATTGTGGCAAAAATGAAGATTCAGAAACTTCAATGTACAATTGACAAGGTTGTTCTAGGAGAGGCAGACCTACACAGGCTTCAAGAGGGAACATGGTTGAATGATGAAGTTATCAATTGCTTTCTCAAACTCTATCCTTTTTCTGCAAGGACTCAGTTTATTGACTCCCTTCACTGGGAAGGCCTTCATGAAAAATGTAGTCAGGCTACAGTAAACGAGGCATTATTGAAGGAGGTTAAAAAATACAAG TTCAGAATCATAGATACAGAGAAAATACTGGTTGCTATTCATCAAAAGGATCATGCCCATTGGATAGCAGGTGTTGTGGCGCTTCATTCTCACACAATAACAATCTATGATAGTCTATGTTCGGAGACGGCAAACTATGACTGGCAGTTCTCTATATATGCCTCTATTTTTCAG ACATTTCGCACTTGGATAGCCATGATTCACAAAGCTCAGAAGCTCAGTATTAACTGGGATGAGTGGAATATGATACATTGTCCAGAA GGTCAAGCATCCCAGAGTAACACATATGACTGTGGTGTTTTTGCTATCGGAAACATAATTCTAGCAGATCGGGGAGGGCAAAATCATCTTCTAAATCAAAGCTACATTATTGTATTGCGTGCGCAAATATTGAAGATTCTTCTAACTAGCCAGAAGAAGGCTGCCAG TATCCGAAAAAGTTCCAGAAACAAAATCATAGAACCAGCCAAGCA AGTAACTCCCGTTCGCAAAGAGAAGCATAAGGGTGGTTATTATGCTTATCTTCCTGTGAACCCATTAGAGAACCCATTAAACAACAATGTTATGGAACTGTTGACAAGTACTGAAATGTCATCTTTGCGCAAAGAAGAAGATATTGAAGGGAGTAGACATGAAGTTGGGAAGGACAATGAGGCTGATTCCCCTTTATCTAGTATTTTGGATAAGTAA